In a genomic window of Occallatibacter riparius:
- a CDS encoding ABC transporter permease has translation MKASFSNMFRGLIPICRKEALHIVRDRGTLFFALLIPMLQLFLFGFAIDTNIRQIATVILDESQTQESRQLIQRFAASDVFAIKGSVASKDALYETIRGGRARVGVRIPYDYARQLQNGGTASVLVLVDGSDSTLAAQAVSTSTGVAMEQSLARVLPTGALPIEVRPSVLYNPATRSANFFVPGLIGILLQVMTILLIALSLVRERERGTLEQLTMTPVAPLGLMVGKMIPYGVMAFGELCAILIVMRIIFLVPINGNVLTLLILSLPFLLTVLGLGLVISTKARTQAEAFQLAMGTILPSVFLSGYIFLIENMPPFFRAISAIIPTTYYIRILRGIILRGAGIGDLWRDGAVLTLMGCAAILIAARQFVRHNQG, from the coding sequence ATGAAGGCCTCGTTCAGCAACATGTTCCGCGGCCTCATTCCCATCTGCCGCAAAGAGGCGCTGCACATCGTGCGGGACCGCGGCACGCTTTTCTTTGCGCTGCTCATCCCGATGCTGCAGCTGTTTCTGTTCGGCTTCGCAATCGACACGAACATTCGCCAGATCGCAACGGTGATTCTCGATGAGTCGCAGACCCAGGAGAGCCGACAGCTCATCCAGCGCTTTGCTGCGTCGGATGTGTTCGCGATCAAGGGCAGCGTGGCGTCGAAGGATGCGCTGTACGAGACGATCCGCGGCGGGCGGGCGCGTGTCGGCGTGCGCATTCCATACGACTACGCGCGGCAGTTGCAGAATGGCGGCACGGCTTCTGTGCTGGTGCTGGTCGATGGATCGGATTCCACGCTCGCAGCGCAGGCTGTCAGCACGTCCACAGGGGTTGCGATGGAGCAGTCGCTGGCGCGCGTGCTGCCCACGGGCGCGCTGCCCATCGAAGTGCGGCCCTCGGTGCTCTACAACCCGGCCACGCGCTCGGCGAACTTCTTTGTTCCCGGCCTGATTGGAATCCTGTTGCAGGTGATGACCATTCTGCTGATCGCACTGAGCCTGGTGAGGGAGCGCGAACGCGGCACGCTGGAGCAATTGACGATGACGCCTGTTGCGCCGCTCGGTCTGATGGTGGGCAAGATGATTCCTTACGGCGTGATGGCTTTCGGCGAACTCTGCGCGATTCTTATCGTCATGCGGATCATCTTTCTGGTGCCGATCAACGGCAATGTGCTGACGCTGCTGATTCTGTCGCTGCCTTTTCTGCTGACGGTGCTGGGTCTCGGACTTGTGATTTCAACCAAGGCACGCACGCAGGCAGAGGCGTTCCAGCTTGCGATGGGAACGATTCTGCCGTCGGTCTTTCTCTCTGGCTACATCTTTCTGATTGAGAATATGCCGCCATTCTTTCGGGCGATCAGTGCGATTATCCCGACGACGTATTACATTCGCATTCTGCGCGGCATCATTCTGCGGGGCGCAGGTATTGGCGACCTGTGGCGCGATGGCGCTGTTCTGACGCTGATGGGCTGCGCGGCGATTCTGATTGCGGCACGCCAGTTCGTGCGGCACAACCAGGGTTGA